The genomic stretch ACTCTCTGGTTGGCGCTGGGAGCGGCAGAAGATTCGGTTTCGGGGGGCTGGACGCTGGTTTGTGCTTTCTACCCTCGTGGGAATACTGGCTGGTCTAGGCTCCATCGTTTTTCATCTGCTTATTCACCTCGGCCACCATTATTTTTTAGATTATCTGACAGGTTATCTTCCTCCCTATCCGGCCGGAAGCCCGGAGATCTTCCCGCGGACCGGTCGCCCCTTTAATCCTTACATGCTGGTTTTGGTGCCGGCCCTGGGGGGGCTGGCCGCCGGCCTGATCACCAGCCGATTTTGTCCCGAGGCAGAGGGGCATGGGACAGATGCGGCCATCAGGGCTTACCACCATGAAGAGGGCTGGATGCGGGCCCGGGTGCCTATCATCAAGACCATTGCCTCCTTTTTTACCCTGGGTACCGGAGGATCTGGCGGTGAGGAGGGGCCCATAACCCAGATTGGGGCCGGTTGGGGCTCCTTTGTGGCCCAAAAGCTCAAACTCTCCCCTCGGGAGCGGAGGATTCTTCTGGCGGCCGGTATGGGAGCCGGAATTGGTTCCATCTTCCGGGCCCCTCTTACCGGAGCCCTTTTTGCCGCCGAGATCCTTTACCGGGACACCGAATTTGAGGCCGATGTCCTTATCCCTTCGGCCATTGCCTCTATTGTGGCCTATTCGGTCTATTGTGCGGTCTTCGGTTGGGGGGCTGTCTTTGCGGCCAACGACTACCGCTTTGAAAGCCCTCTACAGCTTGGCCCTTATGCCTTGATGGCCTTTGTCCTCTCCGGGGCGGTGGCCATTTTTGTTAAGGTTTTCTATGGCTTTCACGACTTCTTTAAGCGTCTTAATATTCCTACCTTTCTCAAACCGGCCATTGGAGGCTTGGGGGCCGGAATTTTGGGCTTCTTTATCCCTGATGTCCTTAACTTCAGTTACGGTTTTATCCAGAAGGCCCTTTACAACCAAGTAGGTATGGGGATGCTGTTTGCTGTGGGGCTGGGGAAGATCCTGGCCACGGCCCTTTCTATTGGTTCGGGGGGCTCTGGGGGCGTCTTCGGCCCTTCTATTGTTATCGGTGGCTCTATTGGTGGAGGAATGGGTTGGTTTTTCCACCGTTTTTTGCCAGATATTGTTACCGACCCGGCCCCTTTTGTTATTGTCGGGATGGCCGGGTTTTTCGCCGGAAGCTCTAACGTGCCGGTAACCTCAGTGGTTGTGGTCAGTGAGATTACCGGATCATATCATCTACTGGTTCCCAGCCTTTTGGTCTGTAGTCTGACCTTTTATCTCTGTCGTCCCTGGAATCTTTATCGCGAACAAGTCCCTAACCCAGTGGCCTCACCGGCCCACAAGGGGGATTTTTTTTCCGATATTCTGGAAGATATTCGGGTCAGAGATATTTTTAGTCCCGAGAAGACCTATGCCGTGATTCCAGAAGATATGACCTTGAGACAATTTGTCCGCTTTTTTGGCCGGACAGAGCAACATTACTTTCCGGTGGTGGATCGGGAAGGAAAGCTTACAGGAATTTTTTCTATCAATGATGTTCGGGGGTTTCTTTTAGATCATGATCTCTGGGACCTTATCGTCATGAAGGATATTGCCCGCAGTGACGTGATCACTACTCACCCCCTGGAGGATATTAACACCGTCCTTCGTAAGTTCACCATCCGCAATATTGATCAGCTCCCGGTCGTCTCTGAGGAAGATCCTCGGATTTTTATTGGTATGATCAGTCGCCGAGATGTGATTAATTTCTATAATCAAAGGCTTGAGGAGATCAAAAGACGAACGCTAACGAGGTCAGAATGGTGAGCTGGGGCCGCTGGTCATTGCGGAGGCGTCTTTTTGTCTTGGTTCTCTCCCTGGTGTTGATCACGGCTCTAGCCCTGGCAGTCCTTGTCCGGCTCTTGGTTATCCCTCCTTTGGTCTCGGCCTATCTGGAAAGAGGGCAGGATGTGGGCCGGGCTATAGGGGCGGTAATTGTTGAGCACATTGCCAGCGGGGATAAAGAGGCCCTTGAGGGCCTTCTGACCACAGAATTGAAGTTGTTTCAGCGCCACCTAGCAGGAGTGGCCCTGCTTGATGAGATGGGGGAGGTAACCATCTTTGTCTCTGAAGTCGAAGATCTCCAGCGAACTTATCAGGTTGAGGTTCCCCTGGTTAAGGATGGGGAGCATTTTGGAACCCTTAAGCTTTTCCTTAAGCGGGGCCACATTGATGCCACCATCAGACGCCTCGGATTTATTTTC from Thermosulfuriphilus ammonigenes encodes the following:
- a CDS encoding chloride channel protein; amino-acid sequence: MERLSGWRWERQKIRFRGAGRWFVLSTLVGILAGLGSIVFHLLIHLGHHYFLDYLTGYLPPYPAGSPEIFPRTGRPFNPYMLVLVPALGGLAAGLITSRFCPEAEGHGTDAAIRAYHHEEGWMRARVPIIKTIASFFTLGTGGSGGEEGPITQIGAGWGSFVAQKLKLSPRERRILLAAGMGAGIGSIFRAPLTGALFAAEILYRDTEFEADVLIPSAIASIVAYSVYCAVFGWGAVFAANDYRFESPLQLGPYALMAFVLSGAVAIFVKVFYGFHDFFKRLNIPTFLKPAIGGLGAGILGFFIPDVLNFSYGFIQKALYNQVGMGMLFAVGLGKILATALSIGSGGSGGVFGPSIVIGGSIGGGMGWFFHRFLPDIVTDPAPFVIVGMAGFFAGSSNVPVTSVVVVSEITGSYHLLVPSLLVCSLTFYLCRPWNLYREQVPNPVASPAHKGDFFSDILEDIRVRDIFSPEKTYAVIPEDMTLRQFVRFFGRTEQHYFPVVDREGKLTGIFSINDVRGFLLDHDLWDLIVMKDIARSDVITTHPLEDINTVLRKFTIRNIDQLPVVSEEDPRIFIGMISRRDVINFYNQRLEEIKRRTLTRSEW